In Anopheles arabiensis isolate DONGOLA chromosome 2, AaraD3, whole genome shotgun sequence, the genomic window ATCCGCAGATACAGACCCAGTACATGCAGCAAGGGTACTACACCTACCCGACGGCGTACGCACCGTCAGCTCCGCAGCAAACAGGTACGCCAGGTTAGTAGAATTTTATGCACAAGAGAAGTTTAACGTCGCTACCAACACCGCTTATTCGTGCTTTCAACCATTGCAGGATACCGCATGATGCAACCAAACATGGCAGCAGGCTGGGGAATGCCGACGGTGCCGACTGTTGCCACCAacggtgctgctgcggcggcggctgccgcTGCGGCCGCTGCCTCATCGCAGCAGCCGGTGATGTACGCGACGATGCCCCAGTTCCAAACGCAATGAGAACTATTGAAAAATTACTctaccagcaacaacatcatcagcagcagcaccagcgttAAGTCCAGCACccacagcaacatcagcaacaacagtaCGAAGAACCACGCTAGTACCAGTATCACGAAAccttacaacagcagcagcagcaacaacaacaacatcaacagtagcagcaacagcagtctcCTAAGCATTGTTTCACCCTCCCCTGCCGCAATCGCGGGCAACAGTAGCAAGAACAATTTCTGCCTGATGCCAAACCTGCCCCTTCCTTCCGCATCGGGAGCACTACTATCGTCGGGCACGTTCGACAACTTATCCGCAATGTCGTCCacaactgctgctgcctcgAACGGCGGATCCATACTGCTCGGCGGCGGTCACtctaccaccagcagcaccaactcCACCGTTGCCGCCATGGTagcggcagcggccgccgctgccgccgcaaCACTGAACAGCAAGCGGCATCCCCCCGCCGCAACGGTCGTTTCCTCATCTCAGCTTCTCGTTTCGAACGGTGTGGGGAGTGGTAGCGGCGGTAGCAGCAGTGGCATTGGAAGCACACTGCTTTTCAGCGGCAGTCACCATCGGCGTCTTCCACTCAATCCATCAACGTACcagccgccgcagcagcaatcgACAGCATCGGCCGCTACAGCGCACCACATGACGGCGGCAAACGCGATAGCGGCGGCGgtcgccgcagcagcagcgaccgtTGCCCAGCAACAGCGCCAGTATcgtcagcagcaccagcacggcTACTCGACGACGGCCACGCTAGCCGCATTATTCCCGCCAATGAGcagcaagctgctgctgccgagcAGAAAGCAACACACATCCATCACagagcgcagcagcagcgcagttCATCCATCCGCATCGAAGCAATCAGCGCTGGCAGTGAGAAACAGCACGGCCACAACCAGTGCCGAAACAGTGTCGACCTGTGGCGgcggcatcagcagcagcagcaacattccATCCGTTACGGTTGTGCCCTCCTTGTGCGGCGGCGAGGCGATGAGGGGTAGTGAAACAACCGTGCGCACGCTAGTCGCAACCGTCGGGGCAACGAGCACGATCGCCACGCTGGCCGCGCCGGTACCGTCGGCAATGCTACTATCGGCGTCTTcgtccaacagcagcagcaatagtaATAGTAGTTGTAGTAGCAGTAATAGTAGTAATAACCAGAACGATACCATCGGTACGACTAATCATTCCCATCGGGCTGCCGCCGATGGTCTGTCTCCGTCCGCATCATCGTCGAAGGTCGATGGTGGTGAGTTTAGCTCGTCAGTGTCGTCAACCGTGTTGATGCCGTTGATAACGGAACCGCAAAGCAATGAACCCTACATCAGCAATAGTGGTGGAACCGGTGGCGAAGATCTTTCACACGCAAGCGTACCTACTGCCGTTGATGGCGAGACTGATCCAGCAGCAGAATCGTGTACGGAaacggcagtagcagcaaccacatcggcagcagcagcagcaccgctcGCCGAGGACGGCACTGTTACGGTTGTCAATGGTGCGGACGGGATCGCACAACATTTTACCAGTCGGGACGAGGAGTGCTCCAACTTCACCATCACcgccaccagcaacagcagccgcaaTGCTCTGAAGCACAAGCTAACTTTTgatgacgaggacgacgagcgTGAACCGGCCGTACCGGCAAAAGTTCGAATATCGGAAcaggaggatgatgatgacggttgTGCATGGGCGGCGACAAAAACCATCCAAACGGACGTGGCTGGTGATGGTGTTATCAGCGAAAAGCTACATCACGAGACAACTAAGAACTGTGGTGGTAGTGGGATGCATAATACCATCGGCGCGTGTACTACAAACGGTGCGATCGAGGGACAAAGTCCACAAACCGATGGTGGTTCACCCACGGAACGGTGCAACAATATTCCTTTATAGATGGGACGGATCCCTGGATCGTAATTTAATTTGTCTGATAAGTTCCCTTCCCCCCCTTCccattgctgttgctgctgcacacgcacacattcgaTTGTCCTCATCACCACACAACCAGCCACCATTCACGTGCAGCGAAGCGACAGGAAGAAGGTTTATTTTGCTAGacaaacgacttttttttgctcagaTAGGGAAAGACGAAACAAAGCTCATACACCCACCACCACTATCCCTCACTTTAAACACAACCTTCCAATTAGGTTCAAGCTGTGTAACGGTGGATTAATCTAGACCACCACACCCAATCCTTGTCTGCAAGCCACAACGCATCCCGTTGCCGTGTCCCCGGACCCCATGTGCCCCATAGTGTAAGCGGAACGAGTTGTAAAATAGGACAGGAAGCTGCTGGCTTTATGTACAGAATGCTTATATCTATGCGTATAGCTTTTTGTTCATTATTGAGTcaaggttgtgtttttttagcaTCTGTGTGTACCACAGGATCCAAGGCGCAGTTACGCTTTCCTCGCGACGCTTCTGCGTTTGTGATCATCAGTTTGAATCCGGTgtgcacacagcagcagcaggagcagcagcagcagcatcgtgaTTTTAAATTGCGGGCTGATCGTCCGCCAAagactgacacacacacacactgtcccTGTTGAAAAGTTCAAAATGATGCAAAACACGTTCCTCTCTCTCGCGATTTTACACAGCGTTGAGTCCGGGTAGCAGTGCGGCAAAGACGAAACCAGTTTTTGACCAGTCTGTCTGCagtcaaaaagaaaaaggacacAGACAGAGCGAAAAAGATAGAGCACG contains:
- the LOC120897590 gene encoding uncharacterized serine-rich protein C215.13-like, with translation MSSTTAAASNGGSILLGGGHSTTSSTNSTVAAMVAAAAAAAAATLNSKRHPPAATVVSSSQLLVSNGVGSGSGGSSSGIGSTLLFSGSHHRRLPLNPSTYQPPQQQSTASAATAHHMTAANAIAAAVAAAAATVAQQQRQYRQQHQHGYSTTATLAALFPPMSSKLLLPSRKQHTSITERSSSAVHPSASKQSALAVRNSTATTSAETVSTCGGGISSSSNIPSVTVVPSLCGGEAMRGSETTVRTLVATVGATSTIATLAAPVPSAMLLSASSSNSSSNSNSSCSSSNSSNNQNDTIGTTNHSHRAAADGLSPSASSSKVDGGEFSSSVSSTVLMPLITEPQSNEPYISNSGGTGGEDLSHASVPTAVDGETDPAAESCTETAVAATTSAAAAAPLAEDGTVTVVNGADGIAQHFTSRDEECSNFTITATSNSSRNALKHKLTFDDEDDEREPAVPAKVRISEQEDDDDGCAWAATKTIQTDVAGDGVISEKLHHETTKNCGGSGMHNTIGACTTNGAIEGQSPQTDGGSPTERCNNIPL